In the Hordeum vulgare subsp. vulgare chromosome 7H, MorexV3_pseudomolecules_assembly, whole genome shotgun sequence genome, one interval contains:
- the LOC123412372 gene encoding probable polygalacturonase — MAHATVQGAPMTRPCPRPSAPLVVFLVLLASCYLALTRLPAAAPLAALIAPSSGHGSGHGAVDSCAGFYRGAGRRAVTASVEEFGAVGDGVTSNTAAFQRAVAALEERGGGGGARLEVPAGRWLTGSFNLTSRFTLFLHHGAVILGSQDPEEWPLIAPLPSYGRGRERLGPRHISLIHGQDLNDVVITGSNGTIDGQGRMWWELWWNRTLNHTRGHLIELVNSTNVLISNVTLRNSPFWTVHPVYCRNVVIKDLTILAPLNAPNTDGIDPDSSSEVCIEDCYIESGDDLVAVKSGWDQYGISVGKPSSNIIIQRVSGTTPTCSGVGFGSEMSGGISNVLVRDLHIWNSASAVRLKTDVGRGGYITNITIANVTMEKVKVPIRFSRGSDDHSDDKYDRTALPMISGIHIVDIVGVDVQRAPMLEAVHGAVYEGICFRNVSLRAIRRQVRWQCESVYGEAHEVFPAPCEELRNNGSSSSWCGLP; from the exons ATGGCGCACGCCACCGTCCAGGGCGCGCCCATGACACGCCCGTGCCCGCGCCCGTCAGCCCCCCTGGTCGTCTTCCTCGTCCTGCTCGCCTCCTGCTACCTCGCCCTCACGCGCCTCCCCGCCGCGGCCCCGCTAGCCGCCCTGATCGCCCCCTCCTCGGGCCATGGTTCCGGCCACGGCGCCGTCGACAGCTGTGCCGGGTTCTACCGCGGCGCGGGGAGGCGCGCGGTGACAGCGTCCGTGGAGGAGTTCGGGGCCGTGGGCGACGGGGTCACGTCCAACACGGCGGCGTTCCAGCGCGCCGTGGCTGCTCTggaggagaggggcggcggcggcggcgccaggCTGGAGGTGCCGGCGGGGCGGTGGCTCACGGGGAGCTTCAACCTCACCAGCCGCTTCACGCTCTTCCTGCACCATGGCGCGGTCATCCTCGGCTCCCAG GATCCAGAAGAGTGGCCTCTCATTGCACCATTGCCGTCTTACGGGCGCGGAAGGGAAAGATTAGGACCGCGCCACATTAGCCTCATTCATGGACAAGACCTAAATGATGTTGTTATTACTG GTAGCAATGGGACCATAGATGGCCAGGGCAGGATGTGGTGGGAGCTGTGGTGGAACCGGACTCTGAACCACACAAGAGGTCATCTCATCGAGCTCGTCAATTCAACCAACGTCCTGATCTCCAATGTCACCCTACGCAACTCCCCGTTTTGGACAGTGCATCCGGTCTACTGCAG AAACGTGGTGATAAAGGATTTGACTATACTAGCTCCCCTGAATGCTCCAAACACCGATGGCATCGATCCAG ACTCAAGTTCAGAAGTTTGTATCGAGGACTGCTATATTGAAAGTGGGGATGACCTGGTTGCTGTCAAGAGTGGCTGGGATCAGTATGGAATATCTGTAGGCAAACCCAGCTCAAACATTATCATCCAGCGGGTTTCAGGCACCACACCTACGTGCTCCGGTGTGGGTTTCGGAAGCGAGATGTCGGGTGGGATATCAAACGTGCTTGTCCGCGACCTCCACATATGGAACTCCGCTTCCGCAGTAAGGCTCAAGACCGATGTGGGGCGCGGCGGGTACATAACCAACATCACCATCGCCAACGTGACGATGGAGAAGGTCAAGGTGCCAATAAGGTTCAGCAGGGGTTCAGATGATCACTCTGACGACAAGTATGACCGGACAGCGCTACCCATGATCAGTGGCATTCATATTGTCGACATTGTTGGCGTGGATGTGCAGCGCGCACCAATGCTGGAGGCGGTGCACGGCGCGGTCTATGAGGGGATCTGCTTCAGAAACGTTAGCCTGAGAGCGATAAGGCGTCAGGTACGGTGGCAATGCGAGTCTGTGTATGGAGAGGCGCATGAAGTTTTCCCTGCACCTTGTGAAGAGTTGAGGAATAatgggtcttcttcttcttggtgtgGCCTTCCCTGA